One part of the Sorangiineae bacterium MSr11954 genome encodes these proteins:
- a CDS encoding helix-turn-helix domain-containing protein: MIPRFTPTPPRRIELLAFPNVQLLDIAGPLQVFASANDLARAAGNAAPYEPFVVAQGEHVTTSAGLGLATLPLPSPATALDTLIVAGGFGVYPICDDRPLIDWVKRRADSARRVASVCSGAFLLATAGLLDGRRVVTHWKRCDEFARRFPAVRLDPNPIFIEDGKFWTSAGITAGIDLALALLEADLGHAMALAVARQLVVFLKRPGDQAQFSTALTRQQDDARFERLHGWIAEHLDADLSVTALAREAGMSARNFVRRYREAAGITPARAVEQMRVEAARQMLEAMQPVKRVADRCGFGSEETMRRSFLRLLGTSPSAYRDRFAQRSV, translated from the coding sequence ATGATCCCTCGATTTACGCCAACGCCGCCGCGCCGGATCGAGCTGCTCGCCTTTCCCAACGTGCAGCTCCTCGATATCGCGGGGCCGCTGCAGGTCTTTGCCTCGGCGAACGATCTCGCGCGTGCGGCAGGGAACGCGGCGCCTTACGAGCCATTCGTGGTCGCGCAGGGAGAGCATGTCACGACCTCGGCGGGTCTCGGGCTCGCGACCCTCCCCTTGCCCTCGCCGGCCACCGCGCTCGATACGCTCATCGTCGCGGGCGGCTTTGGTGTTTACCCCATTTGCGACGACCGCCCGCTCATCGACTGGGTAAAGCGCCGCGCGGACTCCGCGCGCCGCGTGGCGTCCGTGTGCAGCGGTGCGTTCTTGCTCGCCACCGCCGGGCTCCTCGATGGCCGCCGGGTGGTGACCCACTGGAAGCGCTGCGACGAGTTTGCGCGTCGTTTTCCGGCCGTGCGGCTGGATCCGAATCCCATCTTCATCGAAGACGGCAAATTTTGGACGTCGGCAGGTATCACGGCCGGCATCGACTTGGCGCTGGCGCTGCTCGAAGCCGATCTCGGGCACGCCATGGCGCTCGCGGTGGCGCGGCAGCTCGTGGTCTTTCTCAAGCGGCCAGGCGACCAGGCGCAATTCAGCACGGCGCTCACCCGCCAACAGGACGACGCGCGCTTCGAGCGCCTGCACGGCTGGATCGCCGAGCACCTGGACGCCGATCTCTCCGTGACCGCCCTGGCGCGCGAAGCAGGTATGAGCGCGCGCAACTTCGTCCGCCGCTACCGCGAAGCGGCGGGCATCACCCCCGCGCGCGCCGTCGAACAAATGCGGGTGGAGGCCGCGCGGCAAATGCTCGAAGCGATGCAGCCGGTCAAGCGCGTCGCCGACCGCTGCGGCTTTGGCTCCGAGGAGACGATGCGGCGCAGCTTCTTGCGCCTCTTGGGCACGAGCCCCAGCGCGTACCGCGATCGGTTCGCGCAGCGAAGTGTGTAG
- a CDS encoding DJ-1/PfpI family protein codes for MAFQIGFLVFPKLQQLDLTGPYELFAEAKSCNVHLLWKNLDRVRSSTGLEFTPTMTFADCPALDLLCLPGGAGVNALMQDDEVLDFVRARAASTRYVASVCTGALVLGAAGILKGRRATTHWASHHFLEPLGAIPVRARVVRDGHVFTGGGVTAGIDLGLTVLAELAGRLEAETVQLNLEYAPEPPFSAGNPDTAPQGAVDAVNARLAAALQARASIVAELTRAGARHPSSS; via the coding sequence ATGGCATTCCAGATTGGTTTTCTCGTTTTTCCCAAGTTGCAACAGCTGGATCTGACGGGACCGTACGAGCTCTTCGCGGAGGCGAAGTCATGCAACGTGCACCTCCTCTGGAAGAACCTGGACCGCGTTCGCTCCAGCACCGGCTTGGAGTTCACCCCGACCATGACCTTCGCGGACTGTCCCGCGCTCGATCTTTTGTGCCTCCCGGGCGGCGCTGGGGTCAACGCGCTCATGCAGGACGACGAGGTGCTCGACTTCGTCCGCGCCCGCGCAGCGAGCACGCGCTACGTGGCGTCCGTGTGCACGGGGGCGCTCGTTCTGGGGGCGGCGGGCATTTTGAAGGGCCGGCGCGCCACCACGCATTGGGCGTCGCACCATTTTCTGGAGCCGCTGGGCGCGATCCCGGTGCGCGCGCGCGTCGTTCGAGACGGCCACGTCTTCACCGGCGGCGGGGTCACCGCGGGGATCGATCTCGGCCTGACCGTGCTGGCCGAGCTCGCGGGGCGGCTCGAGGCCGAGACCGTGCAGCTCAATCTCGAGTATGCCCCCGAGCCGCCCTTCTCGGCCGGCAACCCGGATACCGCGCCGCAGGGTGCGGTGGACGCGGTGAACGCGCGGCTCGCCGCCGCCTTGCAAGCGCGTGCGTCCATCGTCGCCGAGCTGACCCGAGCAGGAGCGCGCCACCCGTCCTCGTCCTAG
- a CDS encoding S41 family peptidase, which yields MKAKILLLGFLSSCMATPSPSATAAKAKPAREDAASIVNAAASEIEKGYVFADKGRALAEHLRARLREGRYAKAERTELARRLTEDMRGFSHDGHLWVEYHAEALPEDDARAKLEMEKRDNDRYYGERVHYGFAKVEHLPDNIGLLDLRVFAPLDLGPEVARAATAAMTLLATSDALVIDLRQNGGGGDMVNYLASYLFDDGPKPMSGTYTRADDKVTPGFTAANVPGPKLGGRKPVYVLISKKTFSAAEAFAYDLQALKRVVVIGEPSGGGAHPNDDRKLSPHFVLSLSTGRSINPITNADWEGTGVTPDVRVPAEGALDKALELARAAMARNKARAD from the coding sequence ATGAAGGCGAAGATTCTTCTTTTGGGGTTCTTGTCCTCGTGCATGGCCACACCATCGCCCTCGGCGACGGCGGCCAAAGCCAAGCCGGCGCGGGAGGACGCCGCGAGCATCGTAAATGCTGCGGCCTCCGAGATCGAAAAGGGCTACGTGTTCGCCGACAAAGGTCGCGCGCTGGCCGAGCACCTTCGCGCGCGGCTGCGGGAAGGGCGCTACGCGAAGGCCGAGCGCACCGAGCTGGCGCGGAGGCTCACGGAGGACATGCGCGGTTTCAGCCACGATGGGCACCTCTGGGTCGAGTACCACGCCGAGGCGCTCCCCGAGGACGACGCGCGCGCCAAGCTCGAAATGGAAAAGCGCGACAACGACCGGTACTACGGCGAGCGCGTGCACTATGGCTTCGCGAAGGTGGAGCACCTCCCCGACAACATCGGCCTGCTCGATCTGCGGGTCTTCGCCCCGCTCGATCTGGGGCCGGAGGTGGCGCGCGCCGCCACCGCGGCGATGACCCTCCTGGCGACGAGCGACGCGCTGGTCATCGATCTGCGCCAGAACGGCGGCGGGGGCGATATGGTGAACTACTTGGCCTCGTATTTGTTCGACGATGGGCCCAAGCCCATGAGCGGTACTTACACGCGGGCCGACGACAAGGTCACTCCCGGTTTTACGGCCGCGAACGTTCCAGGACCGAAGCTCGGCGGCCGCAAACCGGTATATGTTCTCATTTCGAAGAAGACGTTCTCGGCGGCCGAAGCCTTTGCGTACGATCTGCAGGCGCTCAAACGCGTGGTCGTGATCGGTGAGCCGAGCGGGGGCGGCGCGCACCCCAACGACGATCGCAAATTGAGCCCGCACTTCGTTCTTTCGCTGTCCACCGGGCGCTCGATCAATCCCATTACGAATGCGGATTGGGAAGGGACGGGGGTGACCCCCGATGTTCGCGTCCCTGCCGAGGGCGCGCTCGACAAAGCGTTGGAGCTCGCGCGGGCGGCGATGGCGCGGAACAAGGCGCGCGCCGATTGA
- a CDS encoding acyl carrier protein: MDVERIITSKFASAVNRSPEEIDPNANLIQYEGMNSILAVQLISQLESEFGIHIDQDEIRHIQTLNDIISLTKKKVGQPA, translated from the coding sequence ATGGATGTCGAACGGATAATTACGAGCAAATTTGCCAGCGCAGTCAATCGCTCTCCCGAAGAAATCGACCCGAACGCAAATCTCATCCAGTATGAGGGCATGAATTCGATATTGGCCGTTCAGCTCATCTCCCAACTCGAGTCGGAGTTCGGCATCCATATCGACCAAGACGAAATACGCCACATCCAAACGCTGAACGACATTATTTCATTGACCAAGAAGAAGGTGGGACAGCCCGCGTAG
- a CDS encoding MarR family winged helix-turn-helix transcriptional regulator, translating to MVHGLGTKLRRLVSLLDGDVERIYEHAGVAFRARYYPVYQALEAEGSCTIRALAVRSGLTHSALSQTISEMLGAGLVVVVRGEDARERKVHLSAKGQRVMAVLQPYWDAISAAALSLDQELEVSLSRALDGAAEALERRSFYERVSAELGAAGERATRVRTRTPKKAK from the coding sequence ATGGTCCATGGCTTGGGAACGAAGCTGCGCCGGCTGGTGAGCCTGCTCGACGGGGACGTGGAGCGCATCTACGAGCACGCGGGCGTTGCCTTTCGAGCGCGCTACTACCCCGTGTATCAGGCGCTGGAGGCGGAGGGCTCGTGCACCATCCGCGCGCTGGCCGTGCGCTCGGGGCTCACCCACTCGGCGCTCAGCCAAACCATCTCCGAGATGCTCGGCGCGGGTCTGGTGGTGGTCGTCCGAGGCGAAGATGCGCGGGAGCGCAAGGTCCATCTGAGCGCCAAGGGGCAACGGGTGATGGCGGTGCTCCAGCCCTATTGGGACGCCATCTCCGCCGCCGCGCTTTCACTGGACCAAGAGCTGGAGGTATCGCTGTCGCGGGCGCTCGATGGCGCGGCGGAGGCGCTCGAGCGGCGCTCCTTCTACGAGCGGGTCTCGGCGGAGCTCGGGGCCGCCGGCGAGCGCGCGACCCGTGTGCGTACACGGACACCAAAAAAGGCGAAGTAA
- a CDS encoding helix-turn-helix domain-containing protein produces MTGRKSAEFVESLDRGFRVIRAFDATHASMTLSEVAERADLTRAAARRFLHTLTELGYASFDGKRFALTARVLELGFAYLRSLRLPDIVTPYLRTVSETLEESCSASVLEGEDIVYIARVATRRIMSVDLGVGARLPAASTSMGRVLLAFLPPPEREERLARAELTPLTRHTVTSKAKLRAILDEVRERGYCVVDQELEEGLRSIAVPLIDHHGRVHAAINVSAQANRVGLDAMKRKFLPVLKKAADGVRAVLS; encoded by the coding sequence GTGACGGGAAGGAAGAGCGCCGAGTTCGTGGAGTCACTCGACCGAGGATTTCGAGTCATTCGCGCGTTCGACGCGACGCACGCCTCGATGACCCTCTCGGAGGTCGCCGAGCGGGCCGATCTCACCCGCGCCGCGGCGCGGCGGTTTCTTCACACCTTGACCGAGCTGGGGTACGCGAGCTTCGACGGCAAGCGCTTTGCGCTCACCGCGCGCGTGCTGGAGCTCGGCTTCGCCTACCTGCGCTCCTTGCGGCTGCCCGACATCGTCACGCCCTACCTGCGCACGGTGAGCGAAACCCTGGAGGAGTCGTGCAGCGCCTCGGTGCTGGAGGGGGAAGACATCGTGTACATTGCACGTGTTGCCACCCGCCGCATCATGAGCGTCGACCTCGGCGTGGGGGCGCGGCTCCCGGCCGCCTCCACCTCGATGGGGCGCGTGCTGCTCGCATTTCTCCCCCCGCCCGAGCGCGAAGAGCGCCTCGCCCGCGCCGAGCTCACACCGCTCACGCGCCACACGGTCACCAGCAAGGCCAAGCTTCGCGCGATTCTCGACGAAGTTCGCGAGCGCGGCTACTGCGTGGTCGATCAGGAGCTCGAGGAGGGGCTGCGCTCGATCGCCGTCCCTTTGATCGATCATCACGGCCGGGTGCACGCGGCCATCAATGTCAGCGCGCAGGCCAACCGCGTCGGCCTCGATGCGATGAAGCGAAAATTCTTGCCCGTGTTGAAGAAAGCAGCCGACGGCGTTCGGGCCGTTCTCTCCTGA